CGCAACCGCTCCGGTAGTACCGATACCGGATGGGGTTCTTCTTGTAGTAGTCCTGATGGTAGTCCTCGGCCGGATAGAAGATGCCCGCCGGCAGGATTTCCGTGACCACGGGCCCATTGAAGGGCTTTACGCTCTCCAATTTGTGCTTGGACCCCTCGGCGACCGATTGTTGCGTATCGTTCAGATAGAAGATTGCCGATCGGTACTGGTCGCCGTGGTCGCAGAACTGTCCGGACGCGTTGGTCGGATCGATGTTCATCCAGAAATGGTCCAGGATCTGCGCGAAGGAGAGTTTCGCCGGGTCGTACAGGATACGGACCGCCTCGTAGTGGCCCGTTCCACCTCCCGAGACCTGTTTGTATCCCGGTCGGATGACATGACCCCCGGTGTATCCGGACTCCACGGACACCACGCCAGGGAGCTTCTCGAAGTCCGATTCCATACACCAGAAGCATCCTCCGGCGAGGACGGCTTTCTCGATCCTGGAGGTACCGCCCTCCGGCGGGGTGGGAGTCGCACCTACGAGCCAGAGCGCTGTGATGAGGGACGTAAAGGTGCTCACGCCGATTTCTCCCCCGGCGCGGGGACTGCATGGCGGTTCGATTCGCCGTCCTTGGAGCGGAGCGGAGAGGGCGGCGCCGGCGCGAACTTCAGGGCCACCCCGTTGTTGCACCAACGCTCGCCCGTCGGCTTGGGACCGTCGTTGAAGACATGCCCGTGATGTCCACCGCAACGTGCGCAGTGGTATTCTGTGCGCGGGAGAATCAGCTTGAAATCCTTTTTCGACTCCAGCCGGCCGGGCAGGTGGGTGAAGAAGCTCGGCCAGCCCGTTCCGCTGTCGAACTTCATGTCGGCGGTAAACAGGTCGAGATCGCAACCGGCGCAAACGTACGTTCCCTTCCGCTTTTCAGTGTACAGGGGGCTCGTCCACGCCCGCTCGGTCCCTTCTTTGCGGAGGACCGAGAACTGTTCCGGGGTCAGACGCTTGCGCCATTCATCCTCGGAGAGTTTGAGCTTCTCGATTTTTTCGGATGCGGCTTCGGCCCGACTCAATGCAACCGCAAGTCCGGTGACCGCCAGCGGCACGAGGATGACGAATTCGCGTCTTGTCAGCATTTCGATGTCCATTTTCCTACCTCCCATTCGAATTATACATCCGTGAGGTCCACAATAGGTTTTGTTACGGATTGGGAAGGAGTGGATGTGATACTCGTCACGTGATGAAACGCTTCGCACTCGTGATCTTCGCAAAACAGCCGCGGCCGGGATCGGTCAAGACTCGCCTTTGCCCGCCGCTCACGTTCCATGAGGCAACAGCCCTCTACGAGGCTTTCCTGCTCGACCTGTTCGACGGGGTTCGAAAGCTGCGACGCGTGGATGTCTGGATCGCCTATGCGCCCCGGTCGGCCAAATCCTATTTTCATAAGGTGGTGCCGCGAAGATTCCGACTGATTCAACAGTCAGGCAAGGATCTCGGTCTGCGCATGGATCGGGCATTTCAGGGCGTATTCAAGACGGGCTACGAAGGGATCTGCTTGATCGGCTCGGACGATCCTCTCTTGAATGCGAGTGATCTTCGCGAGGCGTTCGAGGGTCTCGAGAAGCGTGCGGTGGTCCTCGGACCGACGCTGGACCGGGGCTACTACTTGATCGGGCTCCGGCAGCCGAGACCGGAGCTGTTCGCGGGGGTCCCTTGGAGCACGAACCGAGTGTGGGCCGAGACGCTCCGCCGCGTGAGGAGACTGGGGCTGGACGGCCGCGTCCTTCCAAGGCGGCGGGATATCGACCATCCGGCGGATTTGAAATGGCTCGTGCGAATCCTCCGGCGGGATGCCGCGGCGCGCCGGAGGTTGCCACACACTTGGGAGGTTCTCAGGGAGCTGAAAGGTCACCTGTGATCAGCATCATCATTCCGGTCCTCAACGAAGCGGGTGGAATTCGGGATTGCCTGGAGCACGTACGCTCGCTCCGGGGCGGAAAGGAGATTGTCGTCGTTGATGGAGGGAGATCCGACGGGACGGCGGATATCGTTCGGAGGCTTGTGCGAACTCGAAGTGCGA
This genomic stretch from Nitrospirota bacterium harbors:
- the msrB gene encoding peptide-methionine (R)-S-oxide reductase MsrB: MLTRREFVILVPLAVTGLAVALSRAEAASEKIEKLKLSEDEWRKRLTPEQFSVLRKEGTERAWTSPLYTEKRKGTYVCAGCDLDLFTADMKFDSGTGWPSFFTHLPGRLESKKDFKLILPRTEYHCARCGGHHGHVFNDGPKPTGERWCNNGVALKFAPAPPSPLRSKDGESNRHAVPAPGEKSA
- a CDS encoding TIGR04282 family arsenosugar biosynthesis glycosyltransferase; protein product: MKRFALVIFAKQPRPGSVKTRLCPPLTFHEATALYEAFLLDLFDGVRKLRRVDVWIAYAPRSAKSYFHKVVPRRFRLIQQSGKDLGLRMDRAFQGVFKTGYEGICLIGSDDPLLNASDLREAFEGLEKRAVVLGPTLDRGYYLIGLRQPRPELFAGVPWSTNRVWAETLRRVRRLGLDGRVLPRRRDIDHPADLKWLVRILRRDAAARRRLPHTWEVLRELKGHL
- the msrA gene encoding peptide-methionine (S)-S-oxide reductase MsrA, with translation MESDFEKLPGVVSVESGYTGGHVIRPGYKQVSGGGTGHYEAVRILYDPAKLSFAQILDHFWMNIDPTNASGQFCDHGDQYRSAIFYLNDTQQSVAEGSKHKLESVKPFNGPVVTEILPAGIFYPAEDYHQDYYKKNPIRYRYYRSGCGRDRRLQEVWGAQAGGH